One bacterium DNA segment encodes these proteins:
- the ilvC gene encoding ketol-acid reductoisomerase produces MTPSFEVYHDGDISPAPLEGAEVAVLGYGSQGRAQALNLRDGGVSVTVGLRPGSASRGLAAQDGFAAVEPAAAVAGASFVAVLVPDEVQGEFFERDVVPNLQAGAVVVFAHGGPVHFGDVALPDGADVVLVAPMGPGRLLREYYTEGRGLNAKAAVAQDATGRAWPRALAYARALGCGRAGVIATTFAEEAKLDLFSEQAVLCGGVPALAEAAFETLVEAGYPPALAYIECVREIKYIADLIFEHGVDGMRRRISSTALYGGATRGRRVIGPEAEKALREILEAVEDGSFTAEMKKRWPGREEFLNAVRNDRLEAARDEFEKIIRRAESE; encoded by the coding sequence GTGGCGGTCCTCGGCTACGGCAGCCAGGGCCGGGCGCAAGCCCTCAACCTCCGCGACGGCGGCGTTAGCGTCACGGTGGGGCTGCGGCCCGGGAGCGCGAGCCGCGGCCTCGCCGCCCAGGACGGCTTCGCCGCCGTCGAGCCGGCGGCGGCGGTCGCCGGCGCCTCGTTCGTCGCCGTCCTCGTGCCCGACGAAGTCCAGGGGGAGTTCTTCGAACGCGACGTAGTCCCCAACTTGCAGGCCGGCGCCGTCGTTGTCTTCGCCCACGGCGGCCCGGTCCACTTCGGCGACGTCGCGCTTCCCGACGGCGCGGACGTGGTCCTCGTCGCGCCCATGGGGCCGGGTCGTCTGTTGCGCGAATACTATACGGAAGGCCGGGGCCTCAACGCCAAGGCAGCCGTGGCGCAAGACGCCACCGGCCGGGCCTGGCCGCGGGCGCTGGCGTACGCCCGGGCGCTGGGGTGCGGCCGCGCGGGCGTCATCGCCACCACCTTCGCCGAGGAGGCGAAGCTCGACCTCTTCTCGGAGCAGGCGGTGCTGTGCGGCGGCGTCCCGGCGCTGGCCGAAGCCGCGTTCGAGACGCTGGTGGAGGCGGGTTACCCGCCGGCGCTGGCCTATATCGAGTGCGTCCGCGAGATTAAGTACATCGCGGACCTGATCTTCGAACACGGCGTGGACGGCATGCGGCGCCGCATATCATCCACCGCGCTGTACGGCGGCGCCACCCGCGGCCGCCGCGTCATCGGCCCGGAGGCCGAAAAAGCGCTGAGGGAAATACTGGAAGCCGTGGAGGACGGCTCCTTCACCGCGGAGATGAAAAAACGTTGGCCCGGCCGGGAAGAGTTCCTCAACGCGGTACGGAACGACCGCCTAGAGGCCGCGCGCGACGAGTTCGAGAAAATTATCCGACGAGCCGAGAGCGAATGA